A segment of the Alphaproteobacteria bacterium genome:
GGACGACCTTTGGGCGGCAGCCCCCGGCGATGCCATTGGCGGCGATCGCTTCGGCAATCGCGAGGGTCGCCTGCCGCCCGAATATAACGGCCGCTATCGGGAAGCCGATCTCGACTACGCCGGCGGCCACCGCGGTGCCCATCGGCTTGTCTTCGTCGAGGGGAGCCGAGGCGACTGGCTCGTCTGGGTGACGACCGACCACTATCGTCACGTGTATAAGGTGCCGTCGCCGCATTGAGCGCTCGAGTGTCCCACGCGGTGCCTTGAATGTGGGCATCGCCCCCAAGGCGCGCTATATCAAGACCGTGGAAACCTTCTTTACCTACCTCATATTCGCTGCGATGGCGGCCGTGGTCGTCGTTCTCCTCGTCGGCGTGGGCTCGATGTTCCGGGGTGGCGACTTCAACCGCAAATACTCGAACAAGCTAATGCGCTTGAGGATCCTATTGCAGGCTCTCGCACTCATCCTCTTCGCGATCTTCATGCTCTTCATCCGAAACCACGGTTGAGCGGTGGGCAATGGTCAAGCTGACGCGTATCTACACCAGGGGTGGCGACAGGGGTGAAACCTCTCTTGGCGACGGCGCGCGCGTGCCAAAGCATGCCCTTCGGGTTGCGGCATACGGCACCGTCGACGAGGCGAACAGCGTCATCGGACTCGCCCGCCTCCATACCAAAGACGAAGCGGATGCGATGCTGGCGCGGGTTCAGAACGACCTTTTCGATCTCGGCGCCGATCTCTGCACCCCCTCGGGTGGTACGCGAGAGGCGAAGGCGCTGCGGATCGTCGATGCGCAGATCGAGCGGCTGGAGCGTGAAATCGACGAAATGAACGAGGCGCTGAAACCGCTCGATTCATTCATATTGCCGGGTGGCTCACCCGCCGCCGCCTATCTTCACCTCGCCCGCACCGTCATGCGCCGGGCGGAGCGGCTGACGGCCGAACTCGCAATCCTCGAGACGATCAACCCCGCGGCCCTTCGCTACGCAAACCGCCTCTCGGACCACCTTTTCGTTCTGGCGCGCTATCTCAACGACAAGGGGAAAAAGGACGTGCTGTGGGTGCCGGGTGGAAATCGCTGACGGGTTGAGCTAGGCGCGAGCGAGCAGGAGGCCCGACCTTTCCGCACCGGGGCATAATTGACAAGCCTTATTCGCGGGCATAGTGTGCAGTTGCGAAAAGACGGTTTTTGGGCGGATTCAGGCCGTTTTTTGCGTCGTTGCCTTATTGGGGCGCGGGTCGGTTGCTTGACAGTCGGACAACCGCCTCCTAAACAAGCGGGCTCGTAATCAGGCAGACCTCAATTCCATTCCGTAGGACGTGCCATGAAGGTTCTGGTCCCGGTCAAGCGGGTCATCGACTTTAACGTCAAGATTCGCGTCAAGGCCGACCACTCGGGCGTCGAGACGGCGAACGTGAAAATGTCGATGAACCCGTTCGACGAAATCGGTGTGGAAGAAGCGCTCCGCCTCAAGGAGGCCGGCAAGGCGACGGAGGTGGTTGCCGTTTCGATCGGCCCCACCCAGTCCCAGGAGACGATTCGCACCGCCCTTGCCATGGGTGCGGACCGAGGTATTCACGTCGAAACCGATCAGGAGGTCCAACCGCTTGCGGTCGCGAAACTCCTGAAGGCGGTGGTGGCCAAGGAAAACCCGGGCCTCGTCATTCTCGGCAAGCAGGCGATCGACGACGACTGCAACCAGACAGGGCAGATGCTTGCGGCCCTGCTCGGCTGGCCGCAAGGTACGTTCGCCTCGAAGCTCACGATAAAGGACGGCCAGATGGAAGTGACGCGCGAGGTCGACGGCGGGCTCGAGACGGTCCTCCTCAAGCTTCCGGCCATCGTGACCACGGACCTGCGCCTCAATGAGCCGCGCTATGCCTCGCTTCCCAACATCATGAAGGCGAAAAAGAAGCCGATCGATAAGGCTACACCCGCCGATCTCGGCGTCGACATCGCGCCGCGCCTCGTCGTGCTCAAGGTCGACGAGCCGCCCAAACGCAAGGGTGGGGTCAAGGTCAAGGACGTGGCCGAACTCGTTGCCAAGCTAAAGACCGAAGCGAAGGTGATTTGATGACTGCGCTCGTCATCGCCTCCCACGATAACGCGACCGTAAAGCCGGCAACCCTGCACGCGGTGACCGCGGCAAAGTCGCTCGGCGACGTGGCTGTGCTGGTGGCAGGCTCCGGTGCCGCCGCCGCGGCCGAGGCGGCCTCGAAGATCGCCGGTGTCGCGAAAGTGCTGTTGGCGGACGCCCCATATCTTGCGAATGCGCTGGCCGAGAATCTGGCCCCGCTGATCGCCAAGCTCGCGCCGAACCACACCCATATTCTTGCGACCGCCGACAGCGTGGGGAAAAACGTCATGCCGCGCGTGGCAGCCCTCATCGATAGCCAACAAATCTCCGATATCGTCAAGGTCGACTCGGCCGACACGTTCGTGCGGCCGATTTATGCGGGCAATGCCCTCGCGACCGTGCAGTCGAAGGACAAAGTGAAGGTCATCACCGTGCGCGGCACGGCCTTCGACCCCGCCCCGGCGTCGGGTGGCTCGGCGCCGATCGAGAAAATCGATGCGAGTCCGGATGCCGGCCTTTCGAATTTCGTGGGTGCGGCCCTATCGAAGTCGGAACGGCCCGAGCTTACGTCTGCGCGCATCGTCATCTCGGGTGGGCGCGGCATGCAATCCGGCGAGAACTTCGTGATGCTCGAGCGCATTGCGGACAAACTCGGTGCGGCCGTGGGCGCATCGCGTGCGGCGGTCGATGCCGGCTTTGTACCGAACGATTATCAGGTCGGCCAGACCGGCAAAATCGTGGCCCCCGATCTTTACATTGCAGTCGGCATCTCGGGAGCGATCCAGCATCTCGCGGGCATGAAGGACTCGAAAGTCATCGTCGCCATCAACAAGGACGAAGAGGCGCCGATTTTCCAGGTCGCCGACTACGGTCTCGTCGGCGATCTGTTCAAGGTCTTGCCCGAATTCGAGGCGGCGCTCTCGAAATAACGATGAGCGATTGCCGGGCTTGCAAGCCCACGAGCAAGTAGGAGAAAAAGCGTTGGAGATACAAAAAATCGGTGTCATTGGCGCCGGGCAGATGGGCAACGGCATTGCTCATGTCTGTGCGCTGTCCGGTTTCGCGGTCCGCCTCGGCGACGTGAGCCAGGAGGCCGTCGACAAGGCAATGCAGGTCATGGATCGCAATATGCATCGCCAAGTCGCGCGCGGCGTCATCACCGAGGATCAGAAGAAGACGGCCCTTGCTCGCGTCAAGACCGGGGTGGGGATCGCTCAATTCGGTGACTGCGATCTCGTGATCGAGTCCGCGACCGAGAACGTGGGTATCAAGGGCGAGATCCTCAAGTCGGTATGCCCTGTTCTCAAGAAAGACGCCATCCTCGCGTCCAATACCTCCTCGATCTCGATCACTCGTCTCGCCTCGCTGACCGATCGCCCGGACAGGTTCATGGGCATGCATTTCATGAACCCGGTCCCTGTGATGGAGCTTGTCGAACTCATCCGTGGCCTCGCGACGGCCGAGGAGACTTTCAAGACCATCCGAGAGCTTGCGGTCAAGCTTGGCAAGACGCCGGCCAACGCCGAGGACTTTCCCGCCTTCATCGTGAACCGCATCCTGCTGCCCATGATCAACGAGGCGGTCTATGCGCTCTATGAAGGGGTCGGCTCGGTCGAGGCGATCGATGTCGGCTTGCGCCTCGGTGCCCATCATCCCATGGGGCCGCTCGAACTCGCCGATTTCATTGGCCTCGACACCTGCCTCGCGGTCATGCACGTCCTTTACGAGGGCCTTTCCGACAGCAAGTACCGGCCGTGTCCGCTCCTCGTGAAATACGTCGAGGCGGGCTGGCTCGGTCGCAAGACCGGGCGCGGCTTCTACGACTATGGAGGCGAAAAGCCGGTTCCAACCCGCTGAGGTTACCGCCGAAGACGCCATTCAGGCGGCGGCAGGGCGCGGGATTGTAATCCCCCAGTGCTCATCCTTAAATTGGAGTATCGGGCCGCTCCGGCCGGGCATAGACTTGCCGGCCGAGTCCGGCCCCAAGAAGGCAGGTAAACACATGGAAGGAAACGCTCTTCGGGTCGAACGGCCCGAGCCGCATCGGCGCGAGACCCTCGAGTCCGTGGTCGTGCGCATCGCCGGCGACTCGGGCGACGGCATTCAGCTCACCGGCAGCCAGTTTGCGCAGACAACCGCGTTTGCCGGGAACGATCTCGCGACCTTTCCCGATTTTCCCGCTGAGATTCGCGCACCCGTCGGCACCACGTTCGGCGTGTCGTCCTTTCAGATCAATTTCGGTGCGCGGGTCATTCGCACCTCGGGCGATGCGCCCGACGTCCTCGTGGCGCTCAATCCGGCGGCTCTCAAGGTGAATTTGCGCGATCTCAAGCCGGCGGGAATCCTGATCGTCAATACCGGCGCCTTCAACGAGCGCAATTACGCGAAGGCCGGCTTCAAGGGCGATCCGCTCAAGGACGGCAGCCTCGAAGGCTTCCGCACGATCGAACTCGACATCTCGCGCTTCACGCTCGAATCGGTGAAGGGGCTCGGCCTCTCCCAAAAGGAAGCGCTGCGCTGCAAGAATATGTGGGCGCTCGGCCTCCTCTTCTGGATGTATGGTCGCGATCGACAGACAACGGTCGACTGGCTCAAGCGCCGCTTCCAGAAGGAGTCGGCCCTCGCGAACGCCAACGTCGCCGCACTGAACGCGGGCCACGCCTTCGGCGAAACGGCGGAATTGCCGGTCGCACTTCCGGTCTTCAGCGTGCCGCCCGCGCATCTCGAGCCGGGGCTTTACCGCACGGTCACGGGAACGGAAGCGCTCGCCTGGGGCCTTCTGACCGGGGGCCAGCTCGCGGGCCTGCCGCTCGTCCTTTGCTCCTACCCGATCACGCCGGCCTCGGCACTCCTTCATACGCTTGCGGCCCTGAAGCAATTCGGCGTCGTGACGTTCCAAGCCGAGGATGAGATCGCCGCAATCGGGGCCGCGATCGGCGCCTCCTACGCAGGGGCCATGGGCATTACGTCGAGTTCCGGGCCGGGTGTTGCACTCAAGACCGAAGCACTCGGCCTTGCGATCGCCGCGGAGCTGCCGCTCATCCTCATCAATTCGCAACGCGCCGGACCCTCGACCGGCATGCCGACCAAGACCGAGCAATCGGATCTCTACCAAGCGGTCTACGGGCGCAACGCGGATTCCCCGCTCGCGGTACTCGCAGCACGCTCTTCGTCCGACTGCTTCGAGGTCGCAATCGAGGCCGTGCGGATCGCGAGCAAATACATGACGCCGGTCATTCTGCTGACCGACGGTTATCTCGCAAATGCGGCCGAGCCCTGGAAAATTCCCGACGTTACCGCGCTCAAGCCTTTCAAGGTCGAATATCGCACGGACCCCGAGGGCTTCCATCCCTTCATGCGCGATCCAACGACGCTTGCGCGCCCGTGGGTACGACCGGGTACGCCGGGGCTCGAGCATCGAATCGGCGGCATCGAACGCGATTACGAGAGCGGCAATATTTCCTACGATCCCGAGAACCATCAGCGCATGACCGATGCGCGCGCGGCCAAGATCAACGGCATCGCCAAGGATATCCCACTGCAGAGGACCGAAGACGGGTCGACCTCGGGCCGGCTTGCCGTCGTCGGTTGGGGCTCGACCTTCGGGCCGATCGGGCGCGCCATCGACAACCTGCGCCGAACCGGCCATTCGGTGTCGCATATCCACCTGCGCCATATCTGGCCGCTTCCCGCGAACCTTGGCGATCTCCTCAAGGGATTCGAGCGCATCCTGGTTCCGGAGATGAACAACGGCCAGCTTCTAACCGTGATACGCGACCGTTACCTCGTTCCCGCCGACGGGCTCAACAAGGTGACGGGACGGCCCTTCAAAATCGCCGAGATCGAGGCGGCCGCATTGGCGCGCCTGGAGGCACAACGATGAACATCGCAACCCCACCCGAAAAACTCGCGGCGAAGGACTATGCGTCCGATCAGGAGGTACGTTGGTGCCCCGGCTGCGGCGACTATGCGATCCTGAAGGCGGTCACCAAGACGCTGGCCGATATAGGTGCCAGGCGTGAGAATACCGTGTTCGTATCGGGTATTGGCTGCGCCGCGCGCTTTCCCTATTACATTGCAAGCTATGGGTTTCACACCATTCACGGACGGGCACCGGCAATCGCGACCGGCGTCAAGCTCGCCAACCCCGAACTGGACGTCTGGGTGATTGGCGGCGACGGCGATATGCTGTCGATCGGCGGCAATCACACGCTCCACGTGCTGCGACGGAACGTCGATTTGCAGATACTGCTCTTCAATAACGCGATCTACGGCCTGACCAAGGGCCAATACTCCCCGACTTCGCGACCGGGGACGAAGTCGCCCTCGACCCCCATGGGCTCGGTCGATAATCCGGTCTCGGCGACGCAATTTGCGCTCGGTGCCGGTGGGCGGTTCGTCGCACGCTCGGTCGACACCCTGCAAAGTCACTTGCCGGGTGTGCTCAGGCGCGCCCACGACCATCGCGGTGCGAGCTTCGTGGAAATCTTCCAGAACTGCATCGTCTACAACGACGGGGTCTATGCGGACTTCACCGAGAAGGACATCGCGGCCGACACCCAACTCCTCCTCGAGCACGGCAAGCCCATGGTTTTCGGCAAGGCTAGAGACAAGGGCATTCGCATCAGGCCGGGCACGCTCGATCTCGAAGTCGTGCGACTGGGCGAGGGCGGTGTCGCGGAGGCGGACCTTCTTGTCCATGACGAGACAAACCGCACCATGGCCTTCCTTCTTTCGCACATGGAGCCACCTAAATTCCCGATGGCCTTGGGCGTCCTCTACTGCGGTCCCGGAGAGGCTTATGAGGCGCAGGTGCGGGCCCAAATCGAGGAGGCACGCAAACGCCAAGGGGCTGTCGCCGATATCAATGCGCTACTTCGTCGAGGGTCGACCTGGAACGTGGGCGCCTGAACCGGCGGAAACATCCCCGTGGTCTGCGTCCTTTCGTCACGGGAGACAACCTCTTGTGACTGCGCTGAGCCTGATCGTTCGTTCTCTTAAACGTCATGGCCGGGCGGGCCGAAGGCCGAGACTTGGCCATCCGCGTCTTTCAGCGATAGGACATCCATACGAATGGAGAAGTCCGAAACTATTTGTCGGACACAACGAACGACTGTGCCTTGAATCCGAAATTCGCTCCCGGTCCGGCTCCCTCGTGTGGCGAATTTCGGATTAGCGACACGATGCCGACGCGGTCGATTTAGCCTGCATCTCGCGTCGGCGAGGGCGGCATGCCGGTTGTCGTCTGCTTCTGGTTTGCGTCCTGATCCCTGCCTTCGCCGATCGCATGTTGGATCAGTTTGACGGCGGCGACGGAATCCCAGAGCGCACCACCGACCAGGACACCGCGAGACAGTCCGTCGCGCCCGATGAGGAAGCTCGTCGGCACGCCACGCCCACTCCAGGCGCGAAACGATTCGCCCTTGGGGTCGAGGTAAATGCCGAGATGATCGAGTCCATTCCGCGCGAAGTAAGGCTCGACCGCGTCCTTGCCCTGGCGGTCGAGGGCGATATCGACGACAGTGAAATCCTTGCCCCCGAACCTCGCCTGCAGCCTGTCGAGGGATGGCATTTCCCGCACGCACGGTGCGCACCAAGTCGCCCAAAAATTGACCAGCACGACCTGGCCCTTGAAGTCGGCAAGCGAAAGGGTCTTCCCGGTTCCATCCGAAAAAGTTATTGGTGGCACTGGCTTAGGCGAGGCGAAATAGATAAAGTCGCCCATCTCGCCCACGAGCGCTGGTTTTGTCTCGTCGGCGAAGGCGGCTTTGGGGCCGAGGCCGTCGAGCCACGCCAGCGCGAGAAATGCGGCGGGGACGGCAGCAAGCGCCATCAGGCCGGCGAAGAGCAATGCCTTCGGGCGCCAAATTGGGGGGATGGCTTTGCGATCTATCTTCATGAGCACGTACCGGCTGTCGTTGTGTTACATAAAACGGCCGTCAACGCCAGGCTCCATAAACGGATTGGCACTAAGGCCATGACGAATAAAACAAAATCGACAAGAACTCCAGCTGGAAAAGCTTCCGCGGCCAAATCTCGGTCTGCGAGGCCGGCCGGCGCTAAATTGTCGCCCCCGGCCCCGGTTCGCGCGAAGGCCGCTCCCCTCAAGGCGATGCCCTTAAAGGTTGCATCGGGCAAGGCCATTGCACCGAGGCAAACCGAGCGCGAGGGAGCGGCGGCCAAGGCAAAGCCGGCCAAGCCGGGTCCAAATGCCAATCCCCTTTGGGGCGGGCGATTCGCGTCGGGCCCCGCCGAGACCATGGTCGAGATCAATGCCTCGATCGACTTCGACCGCCGCCTCTACGCCCAGGATATCCGCGCCTCGAAGGCACATGCTGCCATGCTTGTCGCAAGGGGGATCGTCTCCTCTAAAGATGGCCAGGCCATCGCC
Coding sequences within it:
- a CDS encoding twin transmembrane helix small protein produces the protein MGIAPKARYIKTVETFFTYLIFAAMAAVVVVLLVGVGSMFRGGDFNRKYSNKLMRLRILLQALALILFAIFMLFIRNHG
- a CDS encoding cob(I)yrinic acid a,c-diamide adenosyltransferase, which translates into the protein MVKLTRIYTRGGDRGETSLGDGARVPKHALRVAAYGTVDEANSVIGLARLHTKDEADAMLARVQNDLFDLGADLCTPSGGTREAKALRIVDAQIERLEREIDEMNEALKPLDSFILPGGSPAAAYLHLARTVMRRAERLTAELAILETINPAALRYANRLSDHLFVLARYLNDKGKKDVLWVPGGNR
- a CDS encoding electron transfer flavoprotein subunit beta/FixA family protein, which produces MKVLVPVKRVIDFNVKIRVKADHSGVETANVKMSMNPFDEIGVEEALRLKEAGKATEVVAVSIGPTQSQETIRTALAMGADRGIHVETDQEVQPLAVAKLLKAVVAKENPGLVILGKQAIDDDCNQTGQMLAALLGWPQGTFASKLTIKDGQMEVTREVDGGLETVLLKLPAIVTTDLRLNEPRYASLPNIMKAKKKPIDKATPADLGVDIAPRLVVLKVDEPPKRKGGVKVKDVAELVAKLKTEAKVI
- a CDS encoding FAD-binding protein — its product is MTALVIASHDNATVKPATLHAVTAAKSLGDVAVLVAGSGAAAAAEAASKIAGVAKVLLADAPYLANALAENLAPLIAKLAPNHTHILATADSVGKNVMPRVAALIDSQQISDIVKVDSADTFVRPIYAGNALATVQSKDKVKVITVRGTAFDPAPASGGSAPIEKIDASPDAGLSNFVGAALSKSERPELTSARIVISGGRGMQSGENFVMLERIADKLGAAVGASRAAVDAGFVPNDYQVGQTGKIVAPDLYIAVGISGAIQHLAGMKDSKVIVAINKDEEAPIFQVADYGLVGDLFKVLPEFEAALSK
- a CDS encoding 3-hydroxybutyryl-CoA dehydrogenase — translated: MQKIGVIGAGQMGNGIAHVCALSGFAVRLGDVSQEAVDKAMQVMDRNMHRQVARGVITEDQKKTALARVKTGVGIAQFGDCDLVIESATENVGIKGEILKSVCPVLKKDAILASNTSSISITRLASLTDRPDRFMGMHFMNPVPVMELVELIRGLATAEETFKTIRELAVKLGKTPANAEDFPAFIVNRILLPMINEAVYALYEGVGSVEAIDVGLRLGAHHPMGPLELADFIGLDTCLAVMHVLYEGLSDSKYRPCPLLVKYVEAGWLGRKTGRGFYDYGGEKPVPTR
- a CDS encoding 2-oxoacid:acceptor oxidoreductase subunit alpha: MEGNALRVERPEPHRRETLESVVVRIAGDSGDGIQLTGSQFAQTTAFAGNDLATFPDFPAEIRAPVGTTFGVSSFQINFGARVIRTSGDAPDVLVALNPAALKVNLRDLKPAGILIVNTGAFNERNYAKAGFKGDPLKDGSLEGFRTIELDISRFTLESVKGLGLSQKEALRCKNMWALGLLFWMYGRDRQTTVDWLKRRFQKESALANANVAALNAGHAFGETAELPVALPVFSVPPAHLEPGLYRTVTGTEALAWGLLTGGQLAGLPLVLCSYPITPASALLHTLAALKQFGVVTFQAEDEIAAIGAAIGASYAGAMGITSSSGPGVALKTEALGLAIAAELPLILINSQRAGPSTGMPTKTEQSDLYQAVYGRNADSPLAVLAARSSSDCFEVAIEAVRIASKYMTPVILLTDGYLANAAEPWKIPDVTALKPFKVEYRTDPEGFHPFMRDPTTLARPWVRPGTPGLEHRIGGIERDYESGNISYDPENHQRMTDARAAKINGIAKDIPLQRTEDGSTSGRLAVVGWGSTFGPIGRAIDNLRRTGHSVSHIHLRHIWPLPANLGDLLKGFERILVPEMNNGQLLTVIRDRYLVPADGLNKVTGRPFKIAEIEAAALARLEAQR
- a CDS encoding 2-oxoacid:ferredoxin oxidoreductase subunit beta; translation: MNIATPPEKLAAKDYASDQEVRWCPGCGDYAILKAVTKTLADIGARRENTVFVSGIGCAARFPYYIASYGFHTIHGRAPAIATGVKLANPELDVWVIGGDGDMLSIGGNHTLHVLRRNVDLQILLFNNAIYGLTKGQYSPTSRPGTKSPSTPMGSVDNPVSATQFALGAGGRFVARSVDTLQSHLPGVLRRAHDHRGASFVEIFQNCIVYNDGVYADFTEKDIAADTQLLLEHGKPMVFGKARDKGIRIRPGTLDLEVVRLGEGGVAEADLLVHDETNRTMAFLLSHMEPPKFPMALGVLYCGPGEAYEAQVRAQIEEARKRQGAVADINALLRRGSTWNVGA
- a CDS encoding TlpA disulfide reductase family protein, with amino-acid sequence MKIDRKAIPPIWRPKALLFAGLMALAAVPAAFLALAWLDGLGPKAAFADETKPALVGEMGDFIYFASPKPVPPITFSDGTGKTLSLADFKGQVVLVNFWATWCAPCVREMPSLDRLQARFGGKDFTVVDIALDRQGKDAVEPYFARNGLDHLGIYLDPKGESFRAWSGRGVPTSFLIGRDGLSRGVLVGGALWDSVAAVKLIQHAIGEGRDQDANQKQTTTGMPPSPTRDAG